The Meles meles chromosome 6, mMelMel3.1 paternal haplotype, whole genome shotgun sequence DNA segment agggaagcaggctctccgctgagcagagagcccgatgtgggactcgatcccaggaccccgagatcatgacctgagctgaaggcagcggcttaacccactgagccacccaggcgccccagagttctattttttttttaactgaaaagtttaatattttagatttttaggaCCTATCAATTAGGATCCCTTGGAGgtaatatcatttcttttttttttttttttaagattttatctatttatctgatagagttcacaagtaggcagagagagaggggaagcaggctccccgctgagcagagagcccgatgcgggcctcgatcccaggagccctcgatcccaggagccggggatcatgacctgagccaaaggcagaggctttaacccactgagccacccaggtgccctggtaatatcatttctcaaaataattaagtaaatatcATAAGTGGGCAACTCAAGGGAAAAGAGATTCTGATCGTTTTCAGATCCAGGTCACTTTGGCTATAGGACAAGTGATCCTGACCCAAGAAAACTCACCCAGGCCTCAGGAGTCCAAAGATGCCCTCTTCCCCTCACTGCCAGAGCATGTGCAGTGGGAGAGGCGTAAAACAGCCTAAATGGTTAAAGACTTGGCatagggagaggagcaggagaaAGCAGGAATGATGTGTCAAGGCTACCCCTTGAGTCAGCTTTGGGCAAACCAACTCTCTTTGGTAGCATCCTACCCAAAAATATTTCCCTCTGCATTGCCTgactcctcttctttcctctgctctcctctcctctcttttctctttccctttcaccTTTCTCcgttccttcccttccctttcctttcctcctctcctctcctctcccaacttctcccctcccctctcctcccctcccctctcttccccttccctcctcccttctcttcttttcttttttccctagttTGTTAGACTGTCATAGTTTTGTTTGGAGCaacaaatatcttttaaaaaagaaaaagggagcatCTTGTACccgtctttcttcttttttgctcCACACCTGGATCTCACCTCTCCTTTAAGGCTTAGCTCAAACACCACCACCATCTCTTCCCCTCTTAAAAGTAATAGTTCTAGTTGTGACTCCCTGTTTCACAGTCTGGCTCACAGTGTCGATCTCTTGTGATCCCTACTGGCCCGTGAGCCCTTTGAGCATACAGATCCCGGCCTGTCCTTCTTCCAACCCAGGCAAGAGCCCATAgagtgcctggcccagagcagggaTAAATACGTGCAAGCAAGGGAATAAATAATTGGCAGCAAATGCATCTAGGGACATTGGTTTTCAAGTCTCCGTAGGAATCAATCAACGCTGCTTTCCTGCTAAAACCCAGAAGAGGGCATGGGGGTTGATTCTGTgaacaggaggggaggggaagtgaTAGGAAGAGATTTCTTTGTAAGAGGTGGTGGAAAAAGCGCCCAGGAAGGAAGGTGAGGAGGACCACAGATGAACCAGGACTGTTTGTGTCTTTACCAAAGAAAGGGGCAGAATATTGTCTTCCTTGTTCTTCTCTCTCCTGGGTTGTATGGCCTGTTACTTCCAGGATTCAGAACACAAGCTAGTATGATTAGAGTTTAAAATAAGGAGTGAAGTTGGGCTTGGCGATCTAGCTGGAGTGCATCCCTGCTCGAGATTCCTTTGTGGTTCCACACTCCTGTTTAGGTGTACTTGGGGAGTAGACTGGCTTGGTTAGAAGAATGCCTGTAGATCATCTAGAACTGCCCAATGAACTATTTGTGATGTTATCTTTGTATGGAAAGTGGTGAAATCTTCTAAGATCAAATGATAAcctatctttttttctcccctttcaggAAAATGGCAGACAGTTTTTCAGTAAGTGTTTTATGTCTGTTTTCTTACCATGATACACATTCCGTGTAGGTTGGGGGTTTCTTCTTTGCCGCCAGACACgcccttctcattctctcaccCTGCAGCTTCCTCTGGCTGTAACTGACCAATGAGGACTTGTTAGCTGACGCCTTCTTTTTCCAGCAGCAGGTTCAGGGAGAGAGCCAAGAAGATAGAGGCCTAGGACTCACTAACAGTAAGCCTGGGACAGAGACTGGGACAGAGACAGGGGGATTCCATGGGCAGGAGCTGAGAAATAATACGAGCAAAGGGAATCCTGGTGCCGCCTGAGCATCCTGATTTCTGGATTGTTCTCTCATGTCAGTGAGAGAGGATGTCCTTTAACACAGGGGAAGGCTAGTTCCTGACTTCGGCAAATTGAAAGGCAGCCCTCCCTGATCTGAGATGATGGGAAGCAAGAATAAAGGGAGACAGGGGATGCAACAGCTGTCCAGACACCCCATGAGGCAGAAAGGAGCAGGGAGCTACCCcggcttctcccttcttcccactcTTTAATATCCTGCCAATGCTGCCCCTTAGCCAGACTCATCTGGAAGCCTGGAAACCACTGTCTGCAAGGGTGAGAACCTCTGTGATCAGCACAAGGCAAGGAGAAGGAGGGATTTGACTGGTATATTGCCATCTTGGGAATATGGCAGGACTGACCCTTTGCTGTCAAACATGGAGCTCCTGGAACTATGGGAACTCAGGCCCATCACCCTGACCACCTACTGTAGGGTATTTTTCATCTGAACCATGTAGTTGCTCGACTGTGATGAGCCGTGATTAAAGAAACACAGATAAGGCATGTATAGGCCTATATCAGAAACCACTGTGCGTGGCTGTGTACCTGTTGGGGCTGCCAGGGACAGGCTTGTGGTTCTGCTAGAGATTAGAAATgggactggaagccctttggggGCCACTAAGACGGGGACCACACCTTCCAGAGATCCTTTTCTGGAATGGTCTTGTGAAACCAGGATGGAGACTTCTTAAGTCATCCTTATTCTTTGCAAGGAAAAGTCAATGCCATTGGATAGTCATATTAACTTTACCATGTAGTTAATATATTGACCCCATATAGCCCAGAAAAAATAGCAATCATTAAAATTATAACCCATCAATGAAGTGCATTCTTGATGGGAAGACAATTCATGTTGAGAACTGTGAATTGCTTTGCTTTCCATTTTCTATATGGCTCTCTTCCTATACAGGCAGTAATCAATCTGGAACCCCACTTAATTAATGGCATGATCTGGCCTTTAAGAAAAACTTTGAAATTTTacaatagttttagatttacagaaaaattacaaagataGTATGAAGAGTTCCCGTATTCCCTACGCCCACTTTCTTCTATTATTAATGTCTTACATTAGCATGATACATTTGTTACCATTAATAAACCAGTACTGATACATTActactaaaaaaaagaataaaatgatgaaGCATACATAATCCCAAAGTCCAATTTTAGTCTTAGAAACTGCAAACTATTTAATAGGTGgaaaatttttattgatatgaatTTCATACCCTTACCATATATGTCACTCTACTTCTTAGATCACATATTCCTATTTTCCCgaaaattctgtttttgtgaATATATTCATCCTATAATTGTTGATGTCTTTCTTTCTAGCTTAATGATGCTTTATCTGGGTCTGGAAACCCAAACCCTCAAGGATGGCCTGGTCAATGGGGAAACCAGCCTGCTGGAGCAGGGGGCTATCCAGGGGCCTCCTATCCTGGTGCCTACCCTGGACAAGCTCCTCCTGGCAGTTATCCTGGACAGGCCCCTCCTGGCGGCTACCCTGGACAGGCCCCTCCTGGCGGCTATCCTGGACAGGCCCCTCCTGGCGGCTACCCTGGACAGGCCCCTCCTGGCGGCTACCCTGGACAGGCCCCTCCTGGCGGCTACCCTGGACAGGCACCTCCAGGAGCGTACCCTGGCCCAACAGCTCCTGCTTATCCTGGACCACCAGCATCAGGAGCCCACCCTGGGCAACCAAGTGGGCCCGGGGCCTACCCGCCTCCTGGACAGCCAAGTGCTCCTGGAGCCCAGCCCGCTGCTGGCGCCTTTGGCATCCCTGCTGGACCACTGGTAAGATGGAAGTAGGCACTTCACAGACTTGACTGTGATCAGGACAAACCTAATGAAGAGCCAGCACAGTGCTGTCTGCAGCCCTGGTGCCATTACTTCGCTGTGCTCTGGCTGGGAGCTGGCTCTGGGCACCAACCTGCAAAGGGCTTCAGAGAGATCTGAAGCTTTAAACTCGCAGGTTAGAGCCCCTCTGCCAGGACCATTGAGGACTATTGAGTTTAGGATGTGTACTGTTAGTACAGAGAGAAGTCAGTGTATCTTTTGAAGACATCTCCATAAAGCAGCTTTAATATAAATGAAGTTAAGATTGAAGAAATGggggaacaggggcgcctgggtggctcagtggattaagccgctgccttcggctcagatcatgatctcagggtcctgggatcgagccccgcatcgggctctctgctccgcggggagcctgcttcctcctctctctctgcctgcctctctgcctacttgtgatctcctctctgtcaaataaataaataaaatcttaaaaaaaaaaaaaaagaaatgggggaacATTTTGGTTACTATTATTAATAAACACCGAGTACATAGTTCACGCCAGCCAAGTGCTCCTCCATGGATGATTTCAGTTACCCCTATATCTGCCCCATAAGATACTGTTACTGTCCCTACTCTATACATGAGGAAAAGGGGACAATAGAGAGTTATACAGGTTGTCTGGGGTCATAGAGGGAATGTGTAGGGAAACCAAGGTAATGTGGTTTTGAAAAACCTAAAGATAATTTAGTGATCTAAGGAttgaattttcatttatattaaaacCCATTTTAGTAAGTGAATTCTAAGTGTAAGACCTAACCCTGTGGTGACTCTAGACACATCTCAGACACCAATCCTTCTCTTCCAGATGTGAGTCTAGTCAGGAGATTATATACAGATGTGGGGAAAGCGTTCAGTAGCCGCGTGGGATCAGAACCTTCCAGGAGCCTATGGACGTTGGCACAGGAGGTGTCTGACTTGCTTTTAGGTTAGCTTGGAAGAGAGTGCAGAGAAGGTGCCGGAAGCGTGGGCAGCATTGGGCAGGCAGTAGTCGACCACAGTTAGTCATTTGTAGACAGTTGGGGACGTGGAGGTTGTGGCAAGGGAGAGGCAGATGCGAGAGGAAGAACCCCAGGAACTAGTGGTTACGGCTCAGTCAGGGATAATGGGGTTTTCGAGGCTCGACAATTAGAGAACCAGCCACGGGTCAGCCCAGACCAGGAATTCAGGAAGGAGACCTGATGtgtggggt contains these protein-coding regions:
- the LGALS3 gene encoding galectin-3 translates to MADSFSLNDALSGSGNPNPQGWPGQWGNQPAGAGGYPGASYPGAYPGQAPPGSYPGQAPPGGYPGQAPPGGYPGQAPPGGYPGQAPPGGYPGQAPPGGYPGQAPPGAYPGPTAPAYPGPPASGAHPGQPSGPGAYPPPGQPSAPGAQPAAGAFGIPAGPLTVPYDLPLPGGVMPRMLITILGTTKPNANRFALDFKRGNDVAFHFNPRFNEDNKRVIVCNTKLDNIWGKEERQAIFPFESGKPFKIQVLVESDHFKVAVNDAHLLQYNHRMKNLQEISKLGISGDIDLTSASHVMI